Below is a window of Salvelinus fontinalis isolate EN_2023a chromosome 31, ASM2944872v1, whole genome shotgun sequence DNA.
GCTCAACAACACCTTTTCTCAATTATCCTTACTTCCCCAAAGGGCAGATGTCTGTTCCTATTGACCTGAGAGAACTGGATCGCTTTGACCCCTGTGATGTGCCCACTATCAGGTAAGCCCTCAGTCAATTTGTCATAATAAGAACTTTGTAAAGAGCTTTACAAATTCAAAATGTATTCCCAAAGCCTTAAACACAAAGTTTGTATGTGTGGCCTCCCTAGGGTTCTTCTCAGTTGGTACACTCACCGGTCCTCTTATTGTATCTCCCTGTAGTTTGATCTGTGAGGCGCTGGATCGGCCCAAGACAGCAGAGAAGGAAGAACccaaggagaatgagagagaagcaGGAGAGCGACGGAAGAGAGGTATTCAAAAAAGACAAGTGCAATTAATTACAAAGAACCAAGGGATCTAATATTATTTTGTTCATTGCATGTTGATTTGACTAACAAAAACGTTCTGGTTCCATAGACTACAAACGAACAAGCTTGGGGAAGTATGTGAAACTGTTTGATCAATTCCTGGAAGGGATGGCTCGCTCAAGGAAAGGGGAACATCTTAAAAAGAGTGGTGGGTGTAATTTAAAGACCTTTGTGGAAGAATGTTAACATGAACATTCAGATCTAAAAGAATTGATGAtcatggatttttttttctcaatttcttttCACAGATCTTCAAAAGGACTTCTAGCCCTTAGCGGTATCCAACCGAATACTGTCTGATGCTGGGATTGGTACCTACATTGGTTAGCTAATCTTAAACCATCCCATCATATCAGTTGTTTATAATCTGACAGTTAAAGATGGAGAACACACATTACAGATGGTCTGTTTGAGAATTGTCATGCAAATATTTTACTATATCAACAATTGAAAAATCAGATGTGCAAAACTTGTATATAGCCTATTGTATTCtaatttaaatgatttatactacAGTTTGTGTCAATCTATGTTGTGTGTCATGAGAGTCAAGGATCGAGCAGGCACAATCAAGTCACACAACAGTACATGCCAGGGTATCAATGTAAAATCATAGGATCTTCACTTTTCCAATAATTGTGTTGAAAATACATAAAGTAACTATCTAACAAGAAACTTCTGCAAGGATACACCAgggatgtatttttttgtaaaaccACCACTGGGATACTAGAACGACCCGGAAGAAGTTAGCGCAAAATGTGATATCGGGAGACCGAGGTCATAAATTCTCTCTCACAACCATCTTGGATATAGAATCCTAACTCGGTGAGTGTGTCTGCCGCGAATCTAACTTCATCTAACCATGTATCGTAGTTAAAATTATTTAAAACAGGGCTCTGAAAGTACATGAGAAGTGTGGCATACCCCTTATGTGGATATTTATCCATATCATTATCTGTACACAGAAATATTCACTGTTATCTATCTCTGGTACAAAATGGGGGAACACGACTTTGCCCACATTTGCTAATGTTGTTGCTAACTGGTACATGCTTGGTTTCTTCATGTGACACGACAGTTGAGAACACAGGACGAATTAGACATTTTACCGATGGGGCAacttgtgtagtgttcagtggaAGTTGTCAGTGAGCCAACCTATGAACATATCTTTGACAGCGCACATCCAGCAAGCAAGATTCAAGCGAAGCTTGTTCGAAAGTGAGAGTACCGTTAGCTAACCATCAACCTAATCTTTTACGGTTTTCTTTGTAGACTATACAAGTTGGTAGCTATGATTGTTATTGCTGTTACGTTATATTAAACAGCGTTTTCGTGCAGTGTCCATTTGTCTCCTGATTTGCAGCTTGTCAATATTAACTAGCTAGATAATGTTTATCCCTTTTAAAGTGGCTAGTTAGCTTGCCAACTAGGGAATGCATCATTACATTAGCAACACGTGAAACGCTGAAGTTAACGCTCGAGTTCGAAATTAAAATGGCTTGTTGGCTAACCACTAACTTATCCAGTTACCCTCACTGTCAGTAAGTACCTAACCAATGTTTGACAGTATGAGTCGGTCACATTGAGTATAATATGCTGTTCTAGAATTTCGCTACATCCGCAATAAAATTAGATTAGACACAGTGGGAGAACCTCAAATTCATACTTTTCGCGTCCTCTTTCTCAACACCAATTGGATGAGAGgcagaggtccctcccctctgacttCAATGGCGTTtaaggaggtgagagaggactCGAAGTGTGCAGGTGATTTCCCTGAGACATTGAGTACGATTACATGCACACAATGCGATTATTGTGGATAGATTGATATAATATTTCGattaaaacgtttacatgctttgcaagaagaacgattcCCTTAACAATCATGTTTTACATAGACACATATGAAATCGGGCTACCTGATGGCActcaaaataaacgttctaccacagcAAACATTGTTATTTTTTGGAAGCATGTTTGATTTTGAGATCAGACATATAAAGTTTGAACTACTTCTATGCATTCATTCAGTTCTCAACGCACTTCATTCAGCACTAAAGAGGGAGGCTAGCTCAGCTGGTGTTAACACAAACACCGATCAAATACAGCACTGGGAATGCCaattaaggtgtttacatgtgcaaataatttgaaagattgctcagaaaaccaggtgcaTTCGGTGTATgcttactttgattttgacctAATGCCGATTTTATGAtgagcagagtaaggtgtttacatgattgcataatctgcctactaccataatcagtttaatattgaATTACTACTGTGCTGGTTAATGTACTCATTGAATCCATTTCCtactacattttttttttgtcatctGCGCTCTATGGATTTACCTAGTCAATGGGAGACGTGTAAAAGTATCTAGTAAGTTAGTCTGTGTTTTATTCATGCCATGTCAGTTATTCCTGGTGAGTCATTCCTTGATTTCTCATTTCAGACACAAGCATGCCTGGTGAAGCCACAGAGACGGTCCCAGTCACTGAGCAGGAGATGCAGCAGCCACAAGTTGAGACTGGTTTGTATAGCATTATTACATCACACTTGCATGCTAAGATACTAAACTGCAAGGCTAATGGGGTCCTGGAACTCAAACACTGCAGTAGCTAATTCAACAGCATCAGTGCTTGTTGGATATAGTGACTGAAGTCATATTCCCCCAGTGGAGTGGTGGCTGTTATTTGAGAGCTCTATATTAATTGAACTCCTTCAGGAAAGGTAGCACTCATCAGTTGAAACTTAGATAATCAAGCAGGTGACACTGCTATAGAATGACATACTGTTGGTGACTTTCACTTGGAACCGTTTTCTCTGGGTCACCTGCTGAGCACAGCTTTACACATTCTCATATATAGGGATATGTGGTGTCATGTTTCTTTTAAGGGGAAGGGTGGGCTGATCAGCTGAGGGATCATATATAGTAGgcccaaaagtatttggacagtgacaaatgttttgttttgcctctgtactctagcactttgaaattatacaatgactgaggttaaagGGCAGACTGGCTtacatttgagggtattttcatccatctCTGGTGAACCGCTTAGAAAtcacagcactttttgtacatagttccccccattttagggaaccaaaagtatttggacaaattcacttgcaTTAGAGTAGTCAAAAGTTGAATATTTGGTctcatattcctagcacacagtAAGTTTTGTCGCTGTATTCATTTAGCAGCAGCGTAACTCTGCTGCTAAATTGTTGCcaatcccccccccaaaaagtgtACATTCGCATGGATGGTACCATGGTTACAGATCATGATGAATTAATCATGAGTGAGAGAGGTACAAATATCATAGCCCCCAAGACATGcttacctctcaccattaccaataacaggggaggttagcattttctttggggggggggggggggcatatttatgcctctaactttctctctcaacattattcacaattcattcatgattatctgtaatcatggtagcatccacattaatgtagaagtgtttagaaaacaTTTACATTAAAAGTGACTCAAATGACACTGCATTTCTTCaccatttctattgggcacaaagtAATCTGAAATATGCATTTCTTCaccatttctattgggcacaaagtAATCTGAAATACAACCGAACTGCAAATGCagtgtcacaagcttgatgtagtcattgcgagctaggaatatggggccaaatACTAAACGTTTGACTATAATACATGTattagtgaatttgtccaaataccttTGGTTCCCTaaaatcggggggggggggggggggggaaacaatgtacaaagtgctgtaatttcgaAACAGTTCAACCAATATGGAtaaaaaataccctcaaattaaagttgacagtctgcactttaacctcctagtctttgtatcatttcaagtacagggccaaaacaacaaaatgtgtcactgtccaaatacttttggacctCCCTGTATAAACCATGGCCTGTAGATTATAATCCTGGGGGGCGACTCTTTTCTTTTTTACTGTGAAGTGAGTAGCCCTCAAGGATAATGTTTGGCCAGTCATCGACTCACTTTGCATTAATGTTAAAAAAAGGGTGTGGGAACAATTTTAGGGATTTGAgatggctttaaaaaaaaatggttgTCTTGAATTTCACTACAGGTCAAATGGGTTATCCAGGACCCCTTATTTACTGAAACCTACTCACTCACAACCGCATGTGTTGAATGTTACTGCACCGACAACTGTGTTGTAAAACACTTTCTAATGCACGGGTATTGATGTAGTGGCATGTGCATGGACATTTTTTTTAAGAAACACCCAGCACGCatgaattatactgaacaaaaatatattcgcaacatgtaacaatttctatcattttactgagtcacagttcagtcaattgaaatcaattcaatAGGCCctacctaatctatggatttcacatgacttggcatgcgtgggcctgggagggcataagcccacccactggtgagccaggcccagccaatcaagagtttttcccaacaaaagggctttattacagacagaaatagtcctcagtttcatcagctgtccgggtggatgGTTTCAGataatcccgcaggtgaagaagccaggtgtggaggtcctgggctggtgtggttacacaaggcctgcggttgtgagacctgttggacgtactgccaaattctctaaaatgacgttggaggcggtagagaaattaacgttaaattctctggcaactgctctggtggacattcctgcagtcagcattctaATTGTACTCTCCCTGAACTTGAGAAATCTCTGGCGTTGTGtgtcaactgcacattttagtggatttttgtcccccagcacaaggtgaacatatggaatgatcatgctgtttaatcagcttcttgatattccacacctgtcatgttgatggattatcttgacgaaggagaaatgctcactagcagggatgtaaacacatttttgcacacaatttgagagaaataagctttttgtgcacatggaacatttcagggatcttttatttcagctcatgaaacatgagaccagcactttacatgtttcattttatatttttgttcagtatacgtGATACTATTTTATTAGCAACCTCGGCATTAAAAAGTGTCACTGACTTATCATACAGCAGTAGGAATCCCTTATGCTTCTGGAAATATAGATTTAGTTTTTAGACCAGCTTTATTTTCTTTAAATATTCACACCTACATTCTCTTTGACCATGTTAGTGATGTGGTTGGTAAAGTTATGCTCACAATTTGCGGCCCTTTTTATGGCATTGATTTTACTAAATGTTTGATGGCAAAGGTAAGCTGCTTCTGTGAAGTAGCTTATGGAGCTTTATTTTCAAGTCATTTAAGAAACATTGGTTTTGAATGGAATTAGTATTGATGGTTTTCTTAAAGCATTTTCTCATTTCATTTTCATGCTGCAGCAAACAAAATTCTGATTAGTATAACAAAGATGCGTCAATATGCACGTGGAGGTAATTGGTGACACTGTTATGGATTTCCTCACTACCAAGCCCTGAACCGGAAGAGTGAAGTGTTGAAAACCATGACGGTTATAAGCTGATGAATCGCCATGTTTCCTGAAGAGACAATGAGTTGGAGCTGGTGAATGCCACAGATTTGCTTTTGAAGACCACTGGTCATGATGGCAGCCGAAGAAGGTGCTGAACAAGTGAAGACTACTAATAATGATTGGAGAAGATCCTGGATGTTCAGTGCCACAGGTGCCTGTTAATGAAGTTGATGAGAAACTACAGTACAGGGTTTATGGAGAGAGCCCACATAGTTTTGCAGGTAATTACTTAGTGCTGCTAGTGGAAACACCGTAGGTGTTGGCTGATAAATGGGCACTGTTAGCTATGACCACAGGGGAAGACTTTAGGAATGAAAGTTAGACTATTGGAAAAGCGGTAAATAGTTTTTGTTCAGCAAGGAAGACTGCAATGTTCCAGATAAGTGTTGAAAATCCACTTGGGGATTTGGGTTAAATTGCATGAAGTGGATGAGAAAATATTTAGATTTTGCTTTTCAGTTCTAGTTATTTGACTGTAATTCAGGTAAGGTTATCAAATTGCCTCATCACATCAAACAGAACAGCAACCTATTAAATCTCAATTTTCTAATTCAACTGTTTTCACTAGTGGTTCAGTGTGCATGGTTCTCTGTGGTAAGATTCTTTTCACTCTGAAATATTGTGTCATTAGGGTTTGTAGATGTATTGAATACTGCTCGCTCTTCAGAGGGTTTCTACCCACTTTCGGTCTTAAGGTTTTTCCAGTCACAATCTTGTGCATTTAGACACTGCATGGTAACAGGGATATGGGCTCAAGTTTGGTTTTGTGGGTACACACAACATTCACCCATTCTTGGTTCACTTGTAGCAAACGGAAGGCTGATGTCTGCATCTTTGAACAACCTCACAAACACCTTGGTTCAACTGAattgatacactacatgaccaaaagtatgtggacacctgcttgtcgaacatctcgtcccaaaatcatgggcattaatatggagttggtccctgcacttctgggaaggctttccactagatgttggaatattgctgcgtggatttgattccattcagccacaagagcattagagaggtcgggcactgaagttgggcgattaggcctggctcgcagttggcattccacttcatcccaaaggtgttcaatggggttgaggtcagtgctctgtgcaggccagtcaagttcttccacaccgatctcgaccaactatttctgtatggacctcgctttttgcacgggggcattgtcatgctgaaacaggaaagggccttccccaaactgttgcgactaagttggaagcacagaattgtctagaatgtcattctatgctgtagcattaagccTTCACTGGCCTAGCCCAAACGATAAAAAAacgcccagaccattattcctcctccatcaaactttacagttggcactatgcattggggcaggtagcgttctcctggcatccgccaaacccagattcgtccgtcggactgccagatgatgaagcgtgattcatcactccagagaacacacagccactgctccagagtacatTGGCGGCAAGCTTAACACCACTCCAGTCGACACTTGTTATTTTGCATGGtggtcttaggcttgtgtgctgctgctcggccaaggaaacccatttcatgaagctcccgctGAACAGTTTatatgctgacgttgcttccatagacagttttgaactcggtagtgagtgttgcaactgaggacaggtgATTTTTACAGGCtccagcactcggcggtcccgttctgtgagcttgtgtggcctaccacttcgtggctgtgccgttgttgctcctagacgtttccacttcacaataacagcacttacagttgaccaggcagctctagcagggcagaacatTGTCTATtgagattgtatggctgtgtgctcgattttatacaccttatcagcaatgggtgtggctgaaatagccaaatccactcatttgaaggggtgtccacatacttttgtatatatagtgtagatctAGATCCCAACCCCAGTTCTAAAAATGTACTCATTCAATTGTTTCCTCTTAATATTTTGTGTCATATAATCAAAACATTTGGACCCCAACTTCCTCATGTTGGTAAAAGTATCTGGTATAGGAGAATACCATTACTGTAGTTAGATTTTATTAAATGAGGGGTTAAATCATTTTGATCATATGCTTCAAAAAAACGTTATTGTAAGCTTATCAACCGCTCCTCACACTTGCTGTGACTACCCCCTGCTGCTCCTTCCGCTCCTCCTTTCCTTCCTATCAACTCCAGGGGTGTTGAGTTCCTCTGCTCCCCCTGAGATGGCTGTGTCTGACGTGACCAAGGCAGCCGCTTTGGAGAGTCCTGTGCCTCTAGGACCCGCCACTGTTCTTCCAGAGGTCGAATCCCAACCGGTGTCAGAAATGGCTTTAGGAGAGGCATCTAGTGGACAACTTAATGGTGTTGAAGCAACCATTGTTGAAGAACGTAAAGAAACTGCTGAACAACAGGTCACCCAAGCACCAGAAGAGGTCATCATTCAAGATTCAGCCGAAGTTATAGAGGCTACCGTGGCAGCCACTGAAGATGCAGTGGCTGCTGAACCCGTGGCAGTGGCTGCTGAACCCGTGGCAGTGGCTGAAGAGACTCCGGTCCAAGAACCAGCTCCTGCTGCTAAAGAGCCAATCGCAGACACTATTGATGGGATGGCACGTGTAACTCCAGAAGTCACTCCCGAGCCTGCAGTCAAGATGATCACTGAAGAGTTGGAGACTGTGAGTCTGGATCCAGCTCTTGATGATGCCGTACTATGCACTGAAGTGGCCAGCTCGGACACTGGGGCCCCAGAACCTGAACCACTGCCTGCTGATATGGCCATTGACACGCTAAACGAAACTCCTGTTGAAAAAGAACCAATTGCGGCCTTCTCTGAGGCCGTCCAGACGAAGGTGATGTCAAATCGTGCAGGCCCGGCCGTCTCCACCTGTCTCCTGTCAGGTGGGTCATTCTGTGTGCAAAGTTAGTTGTTTTTCCCTTCTTACAGCAGCTCCCCCTTTTTGTCTCTTTTTATACTTGCAATCTTCTGCACCAATGCTGGGCCTCTATTTGCCCTTTCAAATGTTATGTTTTGCCCCAAAAATAGTCAAATGTTATTATGCTTGTTGAAAAGGGCTTATGTTGAGAGAAATCAAGAGATTTTCAATATTACATTTTCTTTTTTAGGGATTGTTATTATCTCATGGGTATCCATTGGCTCTCAATTTTCTCTTGCGTCACTGTTTAAACTCAGCGTTTCACCTTGAAACAGGCCAGTCCATTTAGGCACTTAATGTAACGAACTGACTTCCAGCTACTTCTTTGTCTTTTGTCATCAGATGTGGACTGTCCTTTGACTGTTCTATTTCAGTCTCTCTCACTTTTCTCTGGGCTTATTGGTGTTTATCAGGAAGAAGGCCACCTAGCCAACTGTGTTAATGTGCTCTAACTGCAGTATCTGTTTTTAACACTGGTATTTGTAGCCAATGGGGGTGGTTAGGGAGTGGTAATAGTTCCAGTTATGGCTTTTTGGTCATTGCGGTACACCTTTTTACTACTCACTAGCCACATTTAATCCATTGTGGGTTGTTTTTTAATTTAACATATGAAATTGGTCATGTTTCAATTAAGTAACAATTGCATTTATTTGTCTATACTATAGCCCGACTTTTAAACTTGGTCGTAAACCACAACTTATATTTTTACATCCAAAATGAACAACATCGCACTGCAAGAAttcttttttgtgtgtgtaattCATTACTATCTCATTCAGTCGATTGAACAATTTCAGGTAATGGATGTTAGTGGGCTGAATTTGCCTTTAAGTGTGAACTCATTAGGGACCTTAGGTCAAACAATGCATAGCATTGTTTATAACTGCTACAGTTCCTTAGAATTTGACTTGTCATACCACTGTCACATGTATTTTAGTGTAAATAGTGCCACGCTTACATCTGCACTGAGTGGGTCCTCACTTTTAATCTCTGGTCATGAAATTGGACTAACACTGTAGAAAATgttgtgtgtgggtctgtgctTGGACCGAGTAGATGTTGGTGTTTTAACTTTAGGTTGTCAGTTGTGGTTTTGCCTGAATACTTGAATTGTAGTGTGCATTGAGTTTGCTGCCCTGCAACAAATCCTTCCATTTCGGAAATAAGGTTGGTGTGGTGTTCATCCTAACCCTGGAGTTCTGAGGTAACATTGTCTTGTGTGTTCTGATCTTTTAACCCGCATGGTTCAGGCTTTGACTTCCTTCCAATTTTTTAACAAACATATTTGTTTCATTCAGCCGCACCCTCTGCAAGTGTGGCTACCTCCCAGGAACCCCAGGCGGCTTCTGGCCCTGCCAAGCCCAAAGGCAAAGAGGCCAAGGGTGGCTCAACCCCAAAGGCTGTCCCTGGCAGAAGAAAAAAGTCCTCGATgtctgcctcctcctcttctccttcctccccaAAGCCAACCTCCTCAACACCCCGTTCCCCCTTAGCTACCTCACCTGGGGCATCTGGAGCTCCCAGCCAGGGCAACCGTGCCGTCCCAAAGGTTGTAAAGGCTGGCAAACAAGGAAAGGCTAAGAAAGGAGAGGCTTTCAAGCCTGCTGCTGACCTGCCAGCCCCAGCCAAGGCTCCTGCCTCCACAGAGGCCAAACCTGTTCCTATTGAGCTTAAAGCTGCTCCTGCACCAGTAGTGGCCATGCCAGCATCTGTTGCTTCAGATCCTGCACCTTCCTCACCAATCTCTCCCAAGCCTGAGGCATCCCCTGTGGCCTTCAAAGTGACCTCAAAGCCTGCTGCATCAGCCCCTATATCATTTGCTGATGCTGGAGCTCCCAGCCAGGGCAACCGTGCCGTCCCAAAGGTTGTAAAGGCTGGCAAACAAGGAAAGGCTAAGAAAGGAGAGGCTTTCAAGCCTGCTGCTGACCTACCAGCCCCAGCCAAGGCTCCTGCCCCCACAGAGGCCAAACCTGTTCCTATTGAGCTTAAAGCTGCTCCTGCACCAGTAGTGGCCATGCCAGCATCTGTTGCTTCAGATCCTGCACCTTCCTCGCCAATCTCTCCCAACCCTGAGGCATCCCCCGTGGCCTTCAAAGTGACCTCAAAGCCTGCTGCATCAGCCCCTATGTCATTTGCTGATGCTGTTGCCTCTAGTCCACTTAAAGCTGCCCCTGAAATGCCCAAGGCCAAGCCTAAGCCTGTGCCCAAAGCTGAGGTGAAAGAGGTAAAGGCAGCCCCTGCACCAGCTAAGCCTGCTATGGAGAATGATGACCTTCCACCTCTCATTCCACCAGAGGAGCCAGTAAAGATGCCAGTCTTCTCACCCCCTACAGTAGTAGAGGCTCCTAAGCCTGCCCCAGTTGCTTCTCCAGCTCCCCCTAAACCAGCTCCAGTTGAGCCCGTTGTAGCTGCACCAGCTCCGCCCAAGCCTGCGCCAATTAAGCCCGTTGTAGCTGCACCAGCTCCGCCCAAGCCTGCGCCAATTAAGCCCGTTGTAGCTGCACCAGCTCCGCCCAAGCCTGCGCCAATTGAGCCTGTTGTAGCTGCACCAGCTCCGCCCAAGCCTGCGCCAATTGAGCCTGTTGTAGCTGCACCAGCTCCGCCCAAGCCTGCGCCAATTAAGCCCGTTGTAGCTGCACCAGCTCCGCCCAAGCCTGCGCCAATTAAGCCCGTTGTAGCTGCACCAGCTCCGCCCAAGCCTGCGCCAATTAAGCCCGTTTCAGCTGCACCAGCTCCGCCCAAGCCTGCGCCAATTAAGCCCGTTGTAGCTGCACCAGCTCCGCCCAAGCCTGCGCCAATTAAGCCCGTTGTAGCTGCACCAGCTCCACCCAAGCCTGCGCCAATTAAGCCCGTTGTAGCTGCACCAGCTCCGCCCAAGCCTGCGCCAATTAAGCCCGTTGTAGCTGCACCAGCTCCGCCCAAGCCTGTGCCAATTAAGCCCGTTGTAGCTGCACCAGCTCCGCCCAAGCCTGCGCCAATTAAGCCCGTTGTAGATGCACCAGCTCCGCCCAAGCCTTGCCCAATTGAGCCCGTTGTAGCTTCCCCTAAGCCTGTTGAAGTAGCCAttgtaccaccaccacctccagttTCAAAACCTGCCCCCACCCCTGCTAAAACCCCAACCAAACCGGAGCCTGTGACCAAGAATGAGGGtatttcttcttcctcctctctctgtctcctgtgtcCCCTCTGTTTGTCTGCCAATGTTGAGTTCTGTGGCCCATTCACTGGTTTGCTCAAGTGTCTCTTCCCTTTTTCTTCAGGTGTGAGTTGAAGAAAGTAGAGATTGTAGTAGTTGGTGTATTAGATTTGCTTCAAATGTAACCTCAACTGGCCTGTTTCAAAGACTACATGTAATTATTGGAGCTATTGATTGGTGAAATCAGTGCTCCCACTTTAGTGgcatttttgttattttggatTATAATTtaaagcagcaatcagcagtagaaacgaTAACAGTGGCATCCCTGGTTTGGTAAAAAGCTAAGgggtggggctggagaaatgtaatcactctCAAATTAATCGACTGGGCTATGGATATAAGGATTTGACAGTCcgtgatatcaaaattatagttttaaccatgttttgaggctatatactgtttatttacattttcgttgtttacaaatattggagtaaaacaagcttattttGGGTTccgatggggtacgacagttgaactaagctcatgaagcatttataagtcaaattgatgtagcaactgctgatttcCCCTTTAACTGTGCTTTCAAACCAACCAAAAGGTTCCAGTTGACATGTTTTGCCTCCCATCAAGATGCATGTTAAAAGTTCAAATTATGTAAATGTTCTCAAATTCCCTACTATTTTTAGACACTGTTTGGTGGATGTTTTTCCCCACAATGATACAGTTAATTGAGCAACGGGGGATGGAACTCTATAAAATATCCTTTGGGGGGGGTCATGTCA
It encodes the following:
- the LOC129830367 gene encoding nascent polypeptide-associated complex subunit alpha, muscle-specific form isoform X1 — translated: MSASSSSPSSPKPTSSTPRSPLATSPGASGAPSQGNRAVPKVVKAGKQGKAKKGEAFKPAADLPAPAKAPASTEAKPVPIELKAAPAPVVAMPASVASDPAPSSPISPKPEASPVAFKVTSKPAASAPISFADAGAPSQGNRAVPKVVKAGKQGKAKKGEAFKPAADLPAPAKAPAPTEAKPVPIELKAAPAPVVAMPASVASDPAPSSPISPNPEASPVAFKVTSKPAASAPMSFADAVASSPLKAAPEMPKAKPKPVPKAEVKEVKAAPAPAKPAMENDDLPPLIPPEEPVKMPVFSPPTVVEAPKPAPVASPAPPKPAPVEPVVAAPAPPKPAPIKPVVAAPAPPKPAPIKPVVAAPAPPKPAPIEPVVAAPAPPKPAPIEPVVAAPAPPKPAPIKPVVAAPAPPKPAPIKPVVAAPAPPKPAPIKPVSAAPAPPKPAPIKPVVAAPAPPKPAPIKPVVAAPAPPKPAPIKPVVAAPAPPKPAPIKPVVAAPAPPKPVPIKPVVAAPAPPKPAPIKPVVDAPAPPKPCPIEPVVASPKPVEVAIVPPPPPVSKPAPTPAKTPTKPEPVTKNEGSGTESDSDESVPDLEEQDSAQTQQAQLAAAAEIDEEPVSKAKQSRSEKKARKAMSKLGLRQVTGVTRVTIRKSKNILFVITKPDVYKSPASDTYIVFGEAKIEDLSQQAQLAAAEKFKVQGEAVSNIQENTQTPTVQEESEEEEVDETGVEVKDIELVMSQANVSRAKAVRALKNNNNDIVNAIMELTM
- the LOC129830367 gene encoding nascent polypeptide-associated complex subunit alpha, muscle-specific form isoform X2, with protein sequence MPGEATETVPVTEQEMQQPQVETGVLSSSAPPEMAVSDVTKAAALESPVPLGPATVLPEVESQPVSEMALGEASSGQLNGVEATIVEERKETAEQQVTQAPEEVIIQDSAEVIEATVAATEDAVAAEPVAVAAEPVAVAEETPVQEPAPAAKEPIADTIDGMARVTPEVTPEPAVKMITEELETVSLDPALDDAVLCTEVASSDTGAPEPEPLPADMAIDTLNETPVEKEPIAAFSEAVQTKVMSNRAGPAVSTCLLSGSGTESDSDESVPDLEEQDSAQTQQAQLAAAAEIDEEPVSKAKQSRSEKKARKAMSKLGLRQVTGVTRVTIRKSKNILFVITKPDVYKSPASDTYIVFGEAKIEDLSQQAQLAAAEKFKVQGEAVSNIQENTQTPTVQEESEEEEVDETGVEVKDIELVMSQANVSRAKAVRALKNNNNDIVNAIMELTM